A DNA window from Amycolatopsis sp. DSM 110486 contains the following coding sequences:
- a CDS encoding RNA helicase, with protein sequence MATSPSPSPAEAYAVSRRRAKYPQLTRFAGEVSFEFDDFQVRGCEALEDGHGVLVCAPTGAGKTVVGEFAVHLALAEGRKCFYTTPIKALSNQKYADLVARYGNDAVGLLTGDTSINGNAQVVVMTTEVLRNMLYAGSSAIPELGYVVMDEVHYLADRFRGAVWEEVILHLPEHVRVVGLSATVSNAEEFGEWLVEVRGDTTVVVDEHRPVPLWQHMLIGNRLMDLFAGQDEGDPNAELSINPGLLRRAEELGRFAPASMRGNRGGRRGAPRPQRFRPPSRVDVVERLDTAGLLPAIVFIFSRAGCDAAVAQCVRSGLRLNGPEQVEEIRRIVAERTADLPEGDLSVLGFWEWREALERGFAGHHAGLLPAFKETVEELFLRGLVKAVFATETLALGINMPARTVVLERLVKYNGEAHVDLTPGEYTQLTGRAGRRGIDVEGHAVVAWQPGVDPKQVAGLASTRTYPLRSSFRPGYNMAVNLVAQVGADSARELLEQSFAQFQADRSVVGTSRRIDRNKEALVGYARAVTGEFDEMLEYVELRAKISAREKTLSRQNTATRRAGTAESLEKLRKGDVIAVPAGRRAGLAVVVDPGLDPIREPRPVVVTEDRWSGPLSVADFPSPVEPLGHIRLPKHIELRSPKTRRDIASALRDSGISLPGRQRRRTSQGDDAELNTLQRALRAHPCHGLAEREANLRWVERYQRLQAETEQLERKVAATTHSLARAFDRILALLGERGYLGPGTGEDRVTEHGHRLARLYSESDLLAAECIRHGVWEGLGAAELAAVVSTLVFEARRDTAGEPRLPGGSVPKAWEETTKLWVDLTEDERRHHLDRTREPDAGFAWPVYRWARGESLEKVLTAAETNGQELSAGDFVRWSRQVIDLLDQIRDVLGKADPVGAAAAEAVRALRRGVVAAGAA encoded by the coding sequence GTGGCCACTAGCCCTTCACCTTCCCCGGCCGAGGCCTATGCGGTCTCACGCCGCCGCGCCAAGTACCCCCAGCTGACGCGTTTCGCCGGCGAGGTGTCGTTCGAGTTCGACGACTTCCAGGTCCGCGGCTGCGAGGCTCTCGAAGACGGCCACGGCGTGCTCGTGTGCGCGCCCACCGGCGCCGGCAAGACCGTGGTCGGCGAGTTCGCCGTGCACCTGGCGCTCGCCGAAGGCCGCAAATGCTTCTACACCACGCCCATCAAGGCGCTGTCCAACCAGAAGTACGCCGACCTCGTCGCCCGCTACGGCAACGACGCCGTCGGCCTGCTCACCGGCGACACCTCCATCAACGGCAACGCACAGGTGGTCGTGATGACCACCGAGGTGCTGCGCAACATGCTCTACGCCGGCAGCTCCGCGATCCCCGAGCTCGGCTACGTCGTGATGGACGAGGTCCACTACCTCGCCGACCGCTTCCGCGGCGCCGTGTGGGAGGAAGTGATCCTCCACCTGCCCGAACACGTCCGCGTCGTCGGGCTCTCGGCCACCGTGAGCAACGCCGAGGAGTTCGGCGAATGGCTCGTCGAGGTCCGCGGCGACACCACCGTCGTCGTCGACGAGCACCGGCCCGTGCCGCTGTGGCAGCACATGCTCATCGGCAACCGCCTGATGGACCTGTTCGCCGGCCAGGACGAAGGCGACCCGAACGCCGAGCTGAGCATCAACCCCGGCCTGCTGCGCCGCGCCGAAGAGCTCGGCCGCTTCGCCCCCGCCTCGATGCGCGGCAACCGCGGTGGCCGCCGCGGCGCGCCCCGCCCGCAACGGTTCCGCCCGCCTTCGCGCGTCGACGTCGTGGAGCGCCTCGACACGGCCGGGCTGCTGCCCGCGATCGTGTTCATCTTCTCCCGCGCCGGCTGCGACGCCGCCGTCGCGCAGTGCGTGCGCTCCGGGCTGCGGCTCAACGGGCCCGAGCAGGTCGAGGAAATCCGCCGCATCGTCGCCGAGCGCACCGCCGACCTGCCCGAGGGCGACCTGAGCGTCCTCGGTTTCTGGGAGTGGCGCGAAGCGCTGGAACGCGGCTTCGCCGGCCACCACGCGGGCCTGCTGCCCGCGTTCAAGGAGACCGTCGAGGAACTGTTCCTGCGCGGCCTGGTCAAGGCCGTGTTCGCCACCGAGACCCTCGCGCTGGGCATCAACATGCCCGCCCGCACCGTGGTGCTCGAACGCCTGGTCAAGTACAACGGCGAAGCCCACGTCGACCTCACCCCGGGCGAGTACACGCAGCTGACCGGCCGCGCCGGGCGCCGCGGCATCGACGTCGAAGGCCACGCCGTCGTCGCGTGGCAGCCCGGCGTCGACCCGAAGCAGGTCGCCGGCCTCGCCTCCACCCGTACGTATCCGCTGCGCTCGTCGTTCCGGCCCGGCTACAACATGGCCGTGAACCTCGTCGCCCAGGTCGGCGCCGACTCCGCACGCGAGCTGCTGGAACAGTCGTTCGCCCAGTTCCAGGCCGACCGGTCCGTGGTCGGCACCTCCCGGCGCATCGACCGCAACAAGGAAGCCCTCGTCGGCTACGCCCGCGCGGTCACCGGCGAGTTCGACGAGATGCTCGAATACGTCGAGCTGCGCGCCAAGATCTCCGCCCGCGAGAAGACCCTCTCCCGGCAGAACACCGCCACCCGCCGCGCCGGCACCGCGGAATCGCTGGAGAAGCTGCGCAAGGGCGACGTCATCGCCGTGCCCGCCGGGCGCCGCGCCGGTCTGGCCGTGGTCGTCGACCCGGGCCTGGATCCGATCCGCGAGCCGCGGCCCGTGGTCGTCACCGAGGACCGCTGGTCCGGCCCACTGTCGGTCGCCGACTTCCCGTCCCCGGTCGAGCCGCTCGGCCACATCCGCCTGCCCAAGCACATCGAGCTGCGCTCACCCAAGACCCGCCGTGACATCGCCTCGGCCCTGCGTGACTCCGGCATCTCCCTGCCCGGGCGCCAGCGGCGCCGCACGAGCCAGGGCGACGACGCGGAGCTCAACACCCTGCAGCGCGCCCTGCGCGCCCACCCCTGCCACGGTCTGGCCGAACGTGAGGCCAACCTGCGCTGGGTCGAGCGCTACCAGCGCCTGCAGGCCGAGACCGAGCAGCTCGAACGCAAGGTCGCCGCCACCACCCACTCGCTGGCCCGCGCGTTCGACCGGATCCTCGCGCTGCTCGGCGAACGCGGCTACCTCGGCCCCGGCACCGGCGAGGACCGCGTCACCGAACACGGCCACCGCCTCGCCCGTCTCTACAGCGAGTCCGACCTGCTGGCCGCCGAGTGCATCCGCCACGGCGTGTGGGAAGGCCTCGGCGCGGCCGAGCTCGCCGCCGTCGTGTCCACGCTCGTGTTCGAGGCCCGCCGCGACACGGCGGGGGAGCCGCGCCTGCCCGGTGGCTCCGTGCCCAAGGCCTGGGAAGAGACCACCAAGCTGTGGGTCGACCTCACCGAGGACGAACGCCGCCACCACCTCGACCGCACCCGCGAACCCGACGCCGGCTTCGCGTGGCCGGTCTACCGGTGGGCCCGCGGCGAATCGCTCGAGAAGGTCCTCACCGCCGCCGAGACCAACGGCCAGGAACTGTCCGCCGGCGACTTCGTCCGCTGGTCACGCCAGGTGATCGACCTGCTCGACCAGATCCGCGACGTCCTCGGCAAAGCCGACCCGGTCGGTGCCGCCGCCGCGGAAGCCGTGCGTGCCCTGCGCCGCGGCGTCGTCGCGGCCGGCGCGGCGTGA